GAAATCAAACAAGTTGGCGTGATCGAAACGATCGatttcacactttcaaaatggacgccaaatcGGAACCTGAAAGAGCATGTGCAAAGCGAatacccgctgaccagttgcTTTGCTGTATTGTTTCATTTCCAGGCCTCATTCGAACGTATAACCCCCAggttttttcttcctttttcttctccttACAGAGGCGATACCCGGGAAGCAATAAAGgcagttcaaaaaacaatgtAGTATTTGTAGAAAGTTAGTCAATACTCCGTTGAAATTAAGTAGCCATAGTTTTTCGAGAATGCCGTCTGTCGTTCATCGTAACTGAGGAAATAGTTATCACGCATGTTCcctctgttttgaatttgttttcgttCAACTGGTTGTGACAAAGACACTgtattatttttcaagagtaagtGACAGGCCATTTATGTTAAGTTAACACTGCCTTCCATGCCAGTCACCCGAACAGAATTACACGATCTCCAAAAACAACAAGCCAACGATTCTCAACGTTAGCGGCGTGAAAACTACTTCGGTcatgctaaaaacaacaaagaaaacagatccTGCTACCGGAGTGCACGTGGCAACCTTACAGTTACTCAACTTTCATATCTCGCGTAAGAGAATGAGCGTAAAGTTGTTGCAACTTTATGTTACCTTCATTCAACCTTTAAGCCAAGTGCGTAAATCTTTACCAACCTCGGCGTACCTTGGAAAGTTTGCGTAAATGAGTTAGTTGTGTTTTTATTaggtaaagtttaatttttcctaaatttcagttttcatgcCATTTTACCTCACTGTCGAAAGTCGACATAGCTTTGGCTAACTGATATCGTTAAGAATCAGAGCTCGTATATTTCTTGACACACCGCAGAAGACGTGTCCGGGCCACGATTTGTCCTGATTTTTCACGACAGAGGTATCGGGGACACGGACACTCTCTGAAACGCCGCGTTTCATGACACCTCGCGTGTCGGTATACGATTTGCTAAGTGCCATGGGAGTATCGTGGCCCTGTAAATTCCACTAAATTACTTATTTCACGCAGTGTCAGTGGGGTAAACATGATCCGGACGACGAAATGTAGCCAAGTAGATAACGTGTGGTTAATTGTGGTAGTATTctagtttattgtttttgtagTTTTGCTAGTGCTAAGAGAGTCATTGCTCTTCTAATCCCTGTCACGATCGATCGCAGTGCACATCGCACGCAAGTATTCCTTTTGAAACTTACGCATTGAGcggagaaattattgtattctaataaaaatatatagttAAAACAGGAGTTTACTGTATGTTTAGTGTTAGATaaatacgaattttttttttatatttaaaacaGGCCAAAAGTAACCTCACACGAAAATGTTAAAACATGCACAATAAAAGCCGCTTGTCGACATGCTCGTTTTCTGTATCTCGCCCGTACAAAGTGGAGCGGGATGAGCGCGCACGATGGACTCCTTTTTCCCCACAATTATTCTGTTCTAGGTAGTTGTTGGGAAAATAAACCTCCAGCTTAGCTGAATTGAAGATACTAAGGCTAATTTTAAAAACTACCCTATCTAGCTTTTCATTCGGTCGGTGTTGAACTAATttacgaaaacaaaaacaaaacaaacaaaacagaggTAGGTAAAGATCGATTTATTTGTGAGAATTGCTATTCGATTGAGGATTTAATTaggttttaaaaagtttttttcacaTGAGGACTCTGTGGAATCAAATTTTTTAGGAAGTTTTTCTATTTTCTGACTCTTTAAGCAataagcttttctcgtgtttgCATAGcgtgatataaacacgagagggtgTGGCGAGAATTGACAAATATCATGACAAATTCTATGTTACTAGcgctgattaaaagagaaatttttactAGTCGACAAGTATTGTGCACGAAATTGTTTTAACTAAATGCAGTACCCGTAATCACTTTTTGTTGCTCAAATAAATGCGTTATTAGAATACACCTTATCTCGCTTAAAAATGTCACCGTAAGCAAAATTGgaaaagctgaaaaaataaaaataaaggagGTCGATAAAGGTTTATTCATAGTTATTTTCCTGCAcataacaatttttcaaaaataataatatactGATCTAGATTCATTACATGGCACTCATCTGATCTAAACGGAGAAAATATTTGCTTCTTGTATTTACTCTCGTGTACGCAAAGCAGTTTGCAGATCCAACGCTGATTTCTAGGATTGTGGCCTAGATACTTCTTCAATCATTATACGAGACACGAAGACCCACCCAGTGTAAGCATCACCCAAGTTCCAGCTGGCACACTGTCCTACCCATAATTCTACCCTAACCGTCCCTTTGGGAATGTTTTCGCAGTAGCCCTCAAATGACCGATGGTGATGAAGGTTTGGAAGACTCCCAGGCCAATCACTGTAGACTGCAGCCTCGATTGTCATTGGACCAGTGCATTCGTTTCCATTGAATCTGAAATACCATCGATTACACTTCTGATCACTACGCATTCTTATATTTCCCTGGAATGAGACTTTTAGAGCTGTATTGGACTTCAATTTATTGAACGTACAGTCCTGAAATAAAGCCAAAATtcatgcataatttttttatcattttttaaagtttaaaagtttaattttttgtaataaaaGATCATTATCCAGCAGTAGAAGGAATTAAATTACCAGCTTTGACAGCTGACAGTGGTACGAAGATTTATCTTCCTACAGCTGTAAAATTTCattgaaacaaacctttgaaaaaaaaattacactgaAATCTTTGTCTTCCTGCATATAGACTCATACTATGTTTCTCACTCAGCACCAGTCTTGTTTACCTTAATCTTTCCGGTGTCAGTATCGCTTGGTGATTTCCACACACATTGTTTCCAGTTGGTTTGTGGTACTACACTTGCTTGACTTGCTTTGGCgctttctcctttctctcctttgTCTCCTTTTCTTCCTCGATTTCCCACAATGCCTGGTTCTCCTTTCATTCCCACAAGTCCTGGGTCACCCTTTATTCCTGTGATTCCTGGTGGTCCGCTCTTTCCAGAAGGCCCTTCGCGCCCTCTGTCTCCTCGTGGACCCGGCGTCCCTTGTGATCCTTTAGCACCAGTTTGTCCTTTTGCACCTTTTCTTCCCTGGGGCCCCTGCGGCCCAGGCACGCCCGACACTCCCGGCATGCCATTAGATCCTGGAATGCCGGGGAAACCATGACCCAGTATAGATTTCTGAAAGTAAAGATGACCTAGATTAACATTATTCGTGAGAATGAGCTATTTCGTTCCTTTTAACGCTAAAGGTCACACACCCACCGCTTCAGTTCTTcgttgtttttattgaaaaaaaatgccgTTTGAATTCCTAAAGGAAGTCAGTTAAGCTGGGACCAAAAGGTTGACACTGACAAATTAAACTGTGCAAACTGCATTACATTTCATGTATCTTTGTGGTTTATATGATACAATAAAGATGTGCAAGTGAAAAAGCCTCAATTTGAATGCTAGCAATGAGTCGCGTGACGGCGTTCGTTTTAGTGACCTTTTTTTCGAAAGGTAAAATAGTTCTCTCCTCTTACCTCACATAAATCTTTTAACTTTGCGGTGTTTTGTTGCCGTGGTGAGGTGGTTGTCTCAAGTGAACCGCAAGGAATACATAGAATCAGGAAAACAGCCAAGTACTGAACCATGGTGAGAGGTGAACCAGAACACTGCGAACTGAAATCAGTGCTACGTGTTCTTCAGTTTTATAGCGTTTGTCCTAAGGTTAATCTTCGCTTCCCTTTTagagtttgtttttgtttcttttgtttttgcttcgtTAATCTTTTCAGCCTCTTATTCTGTGTTACATGTAGGTGCAAAAGAGCAGAGTAATGAAATTACACGAACAAAAGACAGATGTTATattatgttttttgttttcatacttTTGATTATTGTGTTGTTTTAGGTGCCCTGTTTCGTTGTTCCTTTTAAACGTTGGCTTTTCTTAAGTATAAAAGTACAACTTTGCTCTAACATTAGCACAGCAAGCCCAAACTTGTCTGTTTTCCTTGGGTAGCCTTCAAATTGTGTTATCTTAAATACGCGTACATGCACGCATACATGGAACTGATTGAGAACAAGGAGACTCTTAACAGCATTGTAATTTTATCTCTTACGAAAATTGTAGCGCTTCTCTGACAGTTTCAGGTTTAGCGGTCGCTTGCTGGGCAAACCAGAATATAAAAACTCACTGATTCGTACACACTGAAAATAGTGCTTAACGTATTTTTAGTTTCCGTTGTCTTCATAATTTTTGCATGCTAAGACAAGCTTTTAAGCATAAAAGAGCTGTTTACTAAATTCTCATTAAGAGCTTTTTATTAACAATTGGTTTTCACGTTTAGTTTAGCAAGTCGAAACGTGTCCTTTGTTTCCATATGTTGATAAGAGACATTTACAGATCTGGACCTTTCGAACAAGTGCCCTTTCTAAGTGAGTCATGTTGAgtacggaaaaaaaaaaacactgaattaTGGTAAAGCCCCAGCCTAAGAACAACCCCATTTAATGGGGCTATTTCACactattttctattttcttaaaacacttatcatttttttttcgcattaaACTGAATTCTAAATgcaatggtccagttttgttatttaagactatctGCAATAGATGGTCGACAAAGATGGACATAGATTGAAGGTTGAAtagttgggccaactttttaGAGGTTAATGCCACGCTggcaaaaatcatcaaaaaagtTATTATCGGGCTAGTACTCCCTGATGGGTATGGGTAAAGGCACCAAGTAATGCCTTCACCACAAAATGGAGCTTTAAAACGGCAATATCCTATCAATATCCTAGCTATAGATGACAAAGTAATCAGCATTTGTTTTCTCTTTGGTAggatctttttccttttcttaattAGCTCTTCCTTTTTTCTGGTATTTCTTCTTGCAATGGATAGAGTGatttacttaacccgtgaaacaGATACAAACAACTAATAGAAAGCAGCATGCAACAAGTAAATAAAAGAAGACAAGAAAATcagtgcataatagtgcgtagtagtattctttctttttcagggCTTAAGTAAAATCAGTCGACTTGCTTAAAGACGGTCACGTAGTGTTACCTCAGTGGTAGTGATATCAATCAGCAGTTATAAgccttttcctttgtttggacGAGTGAGAGATTCAAATACTTCAAACATTTAGCTTTAGTAAGCTTTTCTTTAAGTAGGATTTTGTTAAGTATTGTTGTTTTCAAGTGAAGGCTAATaccatttttatattttaagcaGATTACTTGAGATTTATGATAagtctaatttcttttttcggaACCTTAGACAGTTGTACATCGTGTACAGAACTAAGTTCTCGCGATCCCCAAAGATAACTGAATGATCCCCTTGTTTCCTCTACCTTAATTGTGTGATTCCCCCAAAATCCTCTGAATCACCGCAGGCGATAAATACTGTTATATACAGcattattagggagcttaaaaaacgatgacggcaacgagaatggcaaaaagcaataggtttgggttggcaaaacaacaacttttttcgtgtatcacgctttttttgtacatttctttgccgtcactgcatgactacaacgtgattgtccctaatttcacgttttctgggggacgtgaacacaaaacgaaaacttcctttttcttttcctggacTTTGATACTCTCAGTTTTATAAttcaactacaaaaaaaaaaaaaaaattgccaacaattgacaaattaaacgagatggaaaaagcgcgataaagtttgaggcaatGCGAAGTCACTTTttttaagtgactttttcgTAGCCCTCTTtttctgtcgcactttgtaataatcgtcCCACTTTGTACTgatacctgtcgcactttgtaataaaattgtcgcactttgtaataagcTTGAAACGTATGGCAGTTGGAGAAGTAAACCCAGTAATAAATATCATTATCAGAAGGGTCTGATGCGAGATTTCTTTAAACTGAAGAAAATTATTACATTAACAAGGATCGGACCCTAAACAAGTTCGCCAAGATTAATGGCGGTTTTCTGCCTATGTTTGTTCTATTCTATTTAGGGTGGTATGTATGTCTTTCAACTATTCGATTCTTACTCCGCCAGTGGTTCTGCCCTCCTCTGGGTGGCGCTATACCAAAGCATCGCTATTGGTTGGATATACGGTAAGAAAAATGCCATATGAAATAAAACAACCCGGGTTTTGTTTGTGTTATTGACAAGTGAAGAGGTCCACATCGTCCATCcatagcaaaaaataaaatagggTCTGATGTCCATCAAACATGACCCGAAATAAGACTGGTCAGTCGATGTATTTCTTTGCCACAGGAATTTTTTCTTATGGACACAAACAAGGCAAGATAGCTCCATCTTGCCTACTCACGTAGCTATAATAAACAGCACTACATCTGCTTCAGTTTGGCTCGTTTGCACTTCCTTCAAAATGGTTGAGAATTCAATTTGATTCAACTTGTTTCTTAAAAAGAGATAGTTTCTTCACCATTGTTTTATGGATTTAAAACACGCTCGTGAGAGACCTGATCAAGCTTCGCCTACTATACTTTTCCTTCTTTATGCCCGGTTTGTTACATAATCTTATTATGCCCCACACCCTAAGAGTGTCATTACTGTTAACCTATAAAAGGAAGGGATAATGTCTTTGATTTGTTAAGTTGTGACTCGTTTTATATATATCATCATTCAGGTGGAAAGCGCTTCTATGACGACATGGAGAAAATGATTGGATTTTGTATCAATCCCTGGTGCCGCTGGTGTTGGATGTTGATGACACCTGCCTTTTGCTTGGTGTGGAAACGAATTTAAGGTTATTCCTTAGCACTGCATTGCGCGTCGTTACTGTGCACAATTTTCACGAGTAATAGCCCGCGCACATTAAAACATGGCGGCTTTTGCCTCAAGGCTGGAACTCCCAGAGGTGTGCACGGTAAATCGTCATCTTCTTTTAAACGAGTATGGTGACCTacactttttgtctttttaaaaatggCATTAAATTTCTTCTCTAGAATAAATACACACTGTAGACTTATTCCTAGTGTAGAAAAAAGGGGAATCGTCGGAAATTAGTTTGTTCATAGCATGTACTCGTAAATATAATCACATGTAATGAATTATTGCGTATATACAAGTTGCTGCTGCTCCTTAAATAGTATGAGGACCCCacagttttatttcaaatttgaaGTTTCTTCAACATAAACAACCAGTTGGTAACGTTTTACAAAAATGTGACAGGAATGACCTCAGTAAATTTATGAAATTACTACAGAATCACGTCTAGATTTTTCCCTTTTCTAATTTTAAGGCCTTTTTGAATACTGCTATTCCACTCACCACCACGGAAGTGTGTAATCAggcctcgaaaaaaaaaattgaatttttgcTTCTCGTTTGGTAAGCAGCTCGCAAATTTTCCTGCCTGGGCCTTTTTGTTGCTCGTCTTAGTTAATGATGTAGTTAGAAGATGACTTGTTGGGACCTTTGCCCATTGTGCAAATGAGCTTAAAAAGTTACTTGACCagagaaaatctacttgtcccggGCTACTGGAGGGAACGTTTTTCAAGGCCTGTGTAGTATACCTCACTTATTTGTTGTTTAGTGAGTCGTGGAACATACTTGCTTAGGTTAACATTTGATGTCAAGCGCTATTCCGTAGGTTGAAGTGACTACATTTTTTCCCAACAGGCGGTCTTCATTTTAGTCTCGTAACATACTCGTCACTCAAATATGACGACTATGATTATCCAGACTGGGGACAAGCCATTGGTTGGATCATGGCCCTTTCATCAATCGCCTGTATACCATTTGTCATGCTGTACAAGTTAGTCACTACACCGGGTTCTTTTAAGGAGGTAATTATAATCAAATATTTTGATAATTATGGATACAACGGATCATTATACGTCTCTGGGAGACTGCCCATCACttctcccctaagccaacattttgcccaaagtgagaagtaagtgttagtGTTCactaaggggaggggtaggcggGCAATTTCTTACCAGTGGCCATATGGCATTTTAATGCTACAAAACGTAAAAAATTTCGGTCAGCTTTAAAAAGTAGTACTTTACCTgcaaaaatcagtaaaaatattattgttagcGCTCCCTCGAAGTTTGTTTGATACCTTTTTCATAATTCTACAAAGGTATTTTGTCTGTGAAAAAGGTACTAATTCGTAACCTCagctaaaacagcaatatcctagTGACTCCATTAACGATATTTTGATGAGAAGAATGACGACCTTCCCGTCCAGGTTCAGTCGGTTCTCACTAGGGTAGGTTATACAGGATCACTAAAAAGAGCTATGAATTGATGTTGCTTTTACGGAGTTAATATTTGTACATttgtatttcttgttttttttttcaccagcgTTGGACCACATTGACCACTCCTATTTTTAAGCATCAATCGCCAGGTGCACAACAGATGGATTCCCTGGAGACTTACAAATCCTATGACAAGAACGGTCTGTAAAGATTCTTCAGAGCATTGAAAAGGCATCGTGTGTGGTCTCTATGGGCCCCAGTCAAACGAGTATCTAGCATAATGAAATTACTATAACTATCAccatatttagcaattattgaattcggctttcgtatgttatgaagaattatgcagatagAGGAGAATGTTGCCTAAAATGTTTATCCGCCGATGGTTTTATTATTGACTGATACAAAATATATGTTTAAGTTCTTAACGTGCTAACCTCCTCCTAGACTTTCTTCGGAACTTTGGCTTCTTTTCGGCACGGTTTCAGGATTTGAGCAGATTTTTTTCATTatagatactcctcaaaaacTAGATAACATCCATCCAGCAATATTGTTgtgtattcttgcatttcttccgttcagttgtagtcagaaattcagctatttcttctatttctagATAGCCGTGAACGCCTGTTTGTTAGTTCACTCTTGGCCGCGCCATGCAGTCTCGTTTCAAATCAAACATACCATCGAATCGATGGCATACtgctcgcatcttccaaatttggtcagggctggttggttatgaagaattagccgagGAATTGGAACCAATCAGagacggcgaaatattttggaatgaataataaataaacatatTCAATAACCTGCAGTACGGAACCCGGGGTTCGTTTCCTAAAATGCCTGTCGACGTTTGGTCCCGTTACCGTATTGTAAATATAAAATGCAAAGAATCTTTATGCGGTTACTTGCCCAACTTTGTCTTATTATTCTCTAGCACATTACTGAAAAACTCagcgtgaacaccagaaatatttatggaatgttattgtgttgcaagaaataagccaataagtTGAGagataactaaaccgcaaacagcaacaGTAATACATGtaagtttgtggttttgatGTTTGCTTGCgtatcctgaactttattgtgattggccagtacacaatcaacatttctgacatttttcaggtgttcacggttttctgagtttgacagaaAAACTTTCATCTTTGAACGTCATGTTTGCAAACTAAATTTTTCGAAAAGGCTGGTAACGTTTTCGGACCTATCCCTCACAAACCAATCGATTTTGTCTCATTTGATGATAGTTTTATTGCATTGCGCTGAAAACCAGTTACGTGTGGAATATAGGTGTAAACATGGCAAGCTTAAAACAGCTTCCCGGCGTTGTTGATGGGCAGGACCTCACAAAGGAGTGAAATTTCTTCTTTACGTAAGAATAGCTGTAAAAAGTATTCAAATGCTAACACCGTTTCCCACTCAAAGCGGCGCTTAACGATCACTTTCGATGATGGACGTGTATAAGGTTGTACGTTTGCTATGGGAACAGCATCACTTTAGCACGTCTAAAATGGCGTTTCCCAACCACGCCTTTGCCGTTCGAAAATATAGACAATTACGACGTTCACACCACGAAGATCAAAGTGTTGAATATACCGGCGAAAAATTTGACCTAGATTTTGGTTAATGCACGAATTTTTCCACCGGTCATAAACTGGTTCGGTGACTGTGTGAACATAGCTTTATATCCGTTCATGGAGTGTGATTGTATTAACAGTCCCCTCCCCCAATAATGTTACTTTTCTTACCGAACAGCATCCCTTCCAATTGATACGGGAGGGTAAGGATGAGGAGGCCAATCAGTTTAATCATAGTCATTATGATCTTAACATGAAGGTGTTAAGACCCTGCGCTGCCGCTCAAACCTGTCATTTCCCGACCAGCAAGGCCAAAGCATtttccaactgagctaatccgGGGGCAGCTAAAAAAACTCCCAAGAACAAGGAAAGACTTGACACATTTCTGTTGTGGTTTTCTTCGATTTTAAATTTCCACCTTTATCTTTCGTCTTCATTCTTAAAAACATGGTAAACTTAAATCCTTAAAATAGAATATTGTCCACCGAGACTTCTATGTGTAACCCTTGTCAGAACTAATTAATGTAAACAAAAAGGGCCAGTCAAAAGAACCGTTAGATGGCAATGATATCAAATTTTACTGTGAAATATCTTTGCCTCTGCAAAAACGTTGAAAGTAATAACCGTCTGCGAGGCCGTCAATCCGTGGCCTTAGTTTATAATCAGGGTATTATAGTCTATTACTGTGCAATATAATTGTAATTTCCCAAATATGAATAAGTTTGAGATGTCATAACAGCAACGTGAACGTTTAAAGAGTAATAAACATAACAATACTCCTTTTTGCGCGTATCGCCCTTTTTATCTTATTTGTTTGTTGTCACAGCTTCTTCCCtaagctctttcttttcctttcttttcgtCGAGTAGACCCTAGTCTGTCAGTGACTCTGACCTAATCATGTGACCACCTTTCTAAATAAAAACCGGTCGTTTCTCGACCAATTTTCGACGAGGCAATTTTATAGTTACTAGGGAAGGGTGAGATTCAACGTGATAGTTTCATTTCTTAGCTTTGTTCCGAAGGGACTGCGTTTGGCTATTTCTCCCTTTCCTGCCTTGTCGTCGTGCAGATAGACTATGATCATGTGACCACCTTTCCAATTCAAAACGGTAGGGGGGTAGGTCCAAATTTGGAGAGCGTGAAATTTATACAGCGGAATTTTCAAGTATGTATAAACTGCGCTTGCACTTTCTAGCTGTGTTCAGAAGATGCTGCATTTGGCTCTTTGTGGCAGTCGTGGCATATCTCACCTAGACTTTGAATCGTGCTCGGAACCGAGGGCGATGTCTCAATACATCTTTTAAATCCTTGGCTCATCTTACTTTCACAACAGGATTGACTGCTCTGGATCTTGTCTTAGAGAAGCTTAGCGCTGTTTAGTTTCTCGGAGCATGGCCTACAGACCAAGTTTGGAAAATCTCTCCGAGGTAGAGACCGTGCAGCGACTTAGCCGAAGGCGAGACGAGGGAAGCTCTTTTCATTGAACAACTTTGATTTTTGCTACATACTTTAGCACAAATCCTATATAAAAATGAGTCAGcagagaaaatatttttttggtattttgaaactttacagagctttataacagacgacggcgacagcaacgacaacgaaaacgtcaaataaGCAATAGCTACCAAAAACACAATTGTTTTACGTGTACCAAGCTATTAGTACATCAACTTGCCGTCCATGCAGGAGCATgtaaacacagaaaaaaagaaaataaatgtttcttcctCTTTTCCCAAGGTCCCAGTTTTTCAAGAgatgaatagcgctatccaccggataaaacaCTATTCAGTGGGTAAGTATTTGGAAATCAATTGCATTATCGTTTGAGCAACTAGGGCCAAAAAAAATGCACCTGTCACACTGGCAACCCCACCCTTCAAACAGATTTTTGAGGTGGTCGCGTGATCAGGCTCGAACAGGGTCTCCACTCGATG
The sequence above is a segment of the Porites lutea chromosome 3, jaPorLute2.1, whole genome shotgun sequence genome. Coding sequences within it:
- the LOC140932029 gene encoding uncharacterized protein, whose protein sequence is MVQYLAVFLILCIPCGSLETTTSPRQQNTAKLKDLCEKSILGHGFPGIPGSNGMPGVSGVPGPQGPQGRKGAKGQTGAKGSQGTPGPRGDRGREGPSGKSGPPGITGIKGDPGLVGMKGEPGIVGNRGRKGDKGEKGESAKASQASVVPQTNWKQCVWKSPSDTDTGKIKDCTFNKLKSNTALKVSFQGNIRMRSDQKCNRWYFRFNGNECTGPMTIEAAVYSDWPGSLPNLHHHRSFEGYCENIPKGTVRVELWVGQCASWNLGDAYTGWVFVSRIMIEEVSRPQS